One Planktothrix serta PCC 8927 DNA window includes the following coding sequences:
- a CDS encoding DUF760 domain-containing protein, whose amino-acid sequence MTNPVSHRQLSGSNVLWQYVQSMEPETIAKLSQPEPEVAQIMENSLMQMLGGLPSEHFDVAITTNREDLGRLLASAMMNGYFLYNAKQRLEFEKSLSHASEA is encoded by the coding sequence ATGACAAATCCTGTATCTCACCGTCAATTATCTGGAAGTAACGTATTATGGCAATATGTTCAATCAATGGAACCGGAAACTATTGCTAAACTGTCTCAACCGGAACCAGAAGTTGCTCAAATTATGGAAAATAGCTTAATGCAAATGTTAGGCGGTTTACCTTCAGAACATTTTGATGTTGCTATTACCACCAACCGTGAGGATTTAGGTCGTCTTTTAGCATCCGCAATGATGAATGGTTATTTTCTCTACAATGCTAAACAACGCCTTGAGTTTGAAAAGTCCTTATCTCATGCTTCAGAGGCTTGA
- a CDS encoding DUF2358 domain-containing protein, whose product MNIKITSQNYTAQVKNVIDTLNQDLPLLFNQDISYDIYTPDIEFIDPVNRFKGKFNYRIVFWTLRFHGQLFFTELYFDLHDVQQTASDIITANWTVRGTLRLPWKPQLFFNGYSTYKLTSEGLIYYHQDTWDRSPQAILKQFISS is encoded by the coding sequence ATGAATATTAAAATAACTAGCCAAAACTATACTGCTCAAGTTAAAAACGTCATTGATACCTTAAACCAAGATTTACCCCTTTTATTTAACCAAGATATTTCCTATGATATTTATACCCCGGATATAGAGTTTATTGATCCGGTGAATCGGTTTAAAGGTAAGTTTAATTATCGGATTGTTTTTTGGACGTTACGGTTTCACGGTCAGTTATTTTTTACCGAACTCTATTTTGATTTACATGATGTTCAACAAACAGCCTCAGATATTATTACTGCTAACTGGACAGTTCGGGGAACTCTGCGTTTACCTTGGAAACCTCAATTATTTTTTAATGGCTATTCTACCTATAAGCTTACTTCTGAAGGCTTAATTTATTATCATCAAGATACTTGGGATAGATCTCCTCAAGCCATTTTAAAACAATTCATAAGCTCGTAA